TGGGTGGTCCAGGTGTGGAACAGCGAATTGCCGCCCAGGAACTGGGTGGCCGCCATCGCCGCGCCGTGCAGCAACAGGGTCGCGCCCGTCACAAGAATGTGCAGACCTCTCATCGGCTCCCTCCACCTCTCCGCGTCGCTTGCTGGTGCCCGCTCAATCCAACCGCTGCATGAGAACCACGGCATTCAACAGGATGCCCACTTTGGCCACCACGTCCACTGCGTTGGCGATCCAGTTGTAGGCACTGCCCGAGACGACGACTGTGTCACCCGGCTTGAGTTCCGGAATCAGGCTGATGTCGCCCGTGTTCAAATACCGGCGGACGTCGATCTCCAGGATTTCCTCCCGTTGATTGACGAGCCGCACGATGCGCACGTTGTCCAGGCGCGAATAGCTGCCGGGTCCGCCCGCGGCGGACAGCAGCGTCAGCAAATTCGTGCCGCTGGGGACGTTGTATTGCCCCGGCTTGTTCACTTTTCCCCAGACGTTCACCGTGATGTAAATGGCGTTTTTATCGCCCAGGAAATACTGCGCCGCACGTCCGCCTTCCGCCCCCACGTCATCCACCGGCGGGGTGGCGACATCCTGGGCGATGGCGTGAAGCGGCAACAGCAGGGCGCTGAACAGAATCAGAACGCGGGCAAGTTTTCCAAGTCGGGTCAATCCCCCTCCTGCCGACTGGCATCTGGCTGGTCAAAAAGTAAAGGAAATCCAATAGGATTCCGAGCCGGACAAGGGACAATCATTCGGATTGGATGGCACTTCCACCAGCAGGGAATCCACCTGGGCCACCCGCCCGATGACCGTATCCACGCGCAGCGAGTAGCTGCCCGGCGCCAGGCCCAGCTCCGCCACCGGCCAGGCGGCGCTCATCTGGGGTTCCAGGTTGAACAGCACGTCCTCGCTCCAGACCAGGGCGCCGGCCGGATTGGCCACCAGCACGCGGAAGCCGCGGAAGCCCAGCGCGAAGTAGTCCACGAACTCATACTGCCAGGCCACGCGCAGGGTGTCGTGCTGGACGGCGACCTGGCTCTCCAGCACCCGCGGGCTGGCCCAGAGCCGGTAGGTCACCGTGTCCGAGGGGGCGCTGGCGTTGCCGTCGCCGTCGATGGCCCGCACGTAGTACCAGAACCGCTCGCCCCAGAAGGAGGTGGGCCGGATCAGTGGATCCTGGTCCACGAAGTGGTAGAAGTCCGGCCGACCCTCCAGGAAGCGCTCCGGGTCCAGGGGCAGCTCCGCGAAGAGCGAATCCGGATGCGGGGCGCGGTAGACCAAAAAGCCGCTCAGGTCCGCGGGCTCCTCGGCCATGTCCCACTCCAGCCGGATGCCGAAGCCCGCGCTGCCGTCGGCGTCCACGCCGGTCTCCGGCAACACGGCGCCATTCTCCACGCAATTGGTCTCCCGCATCCGCGGCGCGGGCGGCGCGGTGCGATCCTCGTCGCCGGAATCCTCCCCGCAGGCGAGCAGGCCCAGCAGCAGGGCGCCCAGCCCGGCGGCCAGACGCGTGCGGCGCAACAGGTCAGAACGCATAGATGAAACTCATCCGGTGCAGCCGCCCCAGATCGTGATCCAGGCCGGCGTAGTCCAGGTCCAGCGGGCCCACGTGGAAACCCGCGCCATAGGTGAAGCGCCCGTCGCGGCCCTGATGGCCGGCCCGCAGGGCCAGCCCGCCGTAGCGCAGTTCGAGCCCCGTCCGGGCCTGGGTGTCGTAGTGGTGGTCGTAGTCGCGGGTCAGCGTCCAGGACAGGTCGCCCAGCCCGGCCCGCCAGGCCGCCCCCAGCACGTGGTAGTAGTGGATGGCGTCCTCGCCGCCGTCCCACTTCAGGCCCGTGTTGGTGAAGTTCTCCAGCCGCGCGCCCACGGAGATCCGCCCCAACTTCTTCACGCCGGTCAAGTCCACCAGTTCGGCGTGGAGCTGCGCGCCGGCGTCCAGCCCGATGCCGCTGCCCGCGCTGGCGTCCAGCTCGCTGCGGATCATCTTCACGTTGATGCCGAAGGGCACGCTGAGCGGGATGTCGTGATACAACCAACCGAAATGCAGCTTGGGCTCGTTGCGTTTGGCGAAGCTCAGCAGCAGGGCCTGGTCCACACTCTGGAAAAAGCCCAGCGGACTGCCGCCGGCCTCCTCGATCAAGCGCCGGCGCTCCTCGAAGGTGTAGTCCGCGTCGTCGTAGCCGGGAAAGCGCGGAATGTCGTCCACCTGGAAGCGCATGTAGTTGAGCGCCAGGTTGCCGCCGCCGATGGGCCAGACCAGTCCGGCCTGAGCGTGCACGCCCAGCGGATCGGAGAAGCTGCCGAATTGACTGGCCGCCATGCCCGACACGCTGCGCCGGTCCACCAGGGCCAGCCCGGCGGGGTTCCAGAAGCAGGAGAAGGCGTCGTCGCTGGCGGCCACCAGGGCCTGCCCCATGGCCAGGCCGCGCGCGCCGCCGCCCAGGGCCAGGAACTCGCCGGCGTAGCGGCCGGCCCGGGCCGCGGGCGCCAGCAGGGCCATGGCCAGCCCGAGCGTCGCCGCGCCGCGGCAGCTGAAGATGCGGGAACGCGTCGTGCTCATTTCAACCTCGCCACCTTGCCCGTGTGCTCCACGCGGCCTTCCGGGCCTTCCGCCGTCAAACGGTAGAAATACACGCCGTTGGCCACCACGTCGCCCACGCGATCCCGGCCATCCCACAGCGTCTCCACGTAGTTGATCAGCGGGCCGGGGATTTCCAGCCGGCGGATGAGCCGGCCGGCGACGGTGTAGATCTCGATCTTCGCGCCGTTGGCCACGCCGCTCAGGCTGAAGACGAAGCGGGTCTCGCGCTGGAAGGGGTTGGGATAGGTGCCCATGTACTGCAGCGCCAGGCGCTCGCCCACCATGAATTCCGACTCGTGCAGCGTGCCGTTGCCCGCCGCGTCACGGACGAAGAGCCGCAGGGCCAGCGGCTCGCCGCGCGGCGCCGAGCCGTCCAGCGCGTAGCGCACGGAGAGCCGCCCGCCGGCGGGATCCGGCAGTAGGGCCAGCTCCGCGCTGGAGATGCTGTCGCCGTCCATGGTCAGCTGGATGTTCTCCGGGCGCGCGTCCAATCCGCCGGGATCGGTCAGGGTCCAGCTGAAGGCCGCCCGGGGCGGCACGAACCCGCCGCGATCGAAGACTTGGCCGTCCACTTCCAGTTGGACCACCGGCGCGCCGGTGTCCGCCAGACGTCCCAGCGCGAATCCCTCCGCGGAATTCAACGTGAACGCCGCGCGCAAGGTGTCGGCGCGCTCCAGCTGCACTTGGCCGCCCAGGCGGGCCAGCAGTTGCCTCGTCGCCCCGTCGTACTCCAGCAGCTCCGTGTCCAGCCGGCGCAGACTGTCCACGGTCGTCAGCTCCAGCTCGCCCTGGACGGGGCCGGGCACGCCATCCCGCCACTCCAGGAGCCAGGGCCCCGCGTCCAATCGCCGGCCGACCTGCTCAACCAACAAACTGTCGACGGGCAACTCGCGCACGGCCAGAATCCGCCCGCTCTCGCCGTGGCGGATCCGCAGGACGCCACCGGCGACGACGTCCGTCCAGCTCTCGGCCGGCACGGCCACGCGGGTCAGCGCGAACTCCAGCGCATCGGGCAGCGGGCCGCCCAGCGCCGGATCCCAGTCGGCCTCGACGCGGAAAGTCTCACCCAGTGTCCCCACCGGCAGGGGCAGGGACACCCGCCGGCTGCCACCCCGGGGCACGGGGGGAATCCGGCCCGCCGTCGCGCTGCCGTCGAGCCCGCGCACCAGCCGGCAGGTCAGCGTGTCCGATTCACTCTCGCCGTCGTTGCCCACCACCGCTTCCGGTTGGCCCGCGGCATCCGTACCGGGCAACAGGGTCCAGCTCAGGCGCGGCCGGGCGTCCTCCACCCAGTACCAGCTGGTGGTGGTGCTGTCCGGGCCGTCCGCGTCGTAGAGGGCGAAGCGCAGGCCCACCAGCGTGCTGTCGGCGAAGGGCCCGGCCGTGCCCGCGCTCTGCCAGCGCTGGGGATCGCCCGCCAGCGGCGTCAGGCTCAGGCGCAGCTGGGTGGCAGCCTGATTCGGCGGCTGGATGCTCAGCAGCGCGGCTACGCTGTCCACCAGTTGGGCCGAGGCCACCAGCACTTCCGCACGCAGCGGCAGGCCGGGCCGCGGCGGATCCGGCAGCAGGCGCGCCTGCCAGGCCAGCGTGCCGGACAGGCTGTCCGCCGGATGGAACCAGCTCACACCCGAGTGGCCTCCGCCCTCGGCACCGGGCATCCAGACCCGCAGGGAGCCCGTGGCGCCGCCGCCGGGCAGACTAGCGGGCAGCGGCACCGCCGCCGTCCAGGCGCCGTCGTTCCCGGCGCTCACCGGCACGCGGATCACGTCCGTCACGAAATTGGGGCCGGTCTGGGCCGCCCGCTCGGCGCTGGAGTAGACTTCCACCAACCCCTGGCCGCCGGGCGCCGCGCCGCTGCCGGAGAACTGCAGCACGCCGCCGGTCTCGATCACCGGATTGGCCAGCGCGGGCTGGCTCTCAAGGGGGAGCGCCAGCCGCTGCCAGGGCAGGCCGAGGATCGTGTTCATCACGTTGACCGCGTGCACGTACTTCTCTTCCAGGCTGCCCTCGTGGCCCGGCACGCGCCGCAGCCAGAGCCGCTGCTTGGCCTCGCGCAGGGCCTGACCCACGGCGAGTTCCGGGTTGCCCAGCAGCAGGGTCCAAAAGTCCGCGACCAATTCCATCCCTGTGTCACGGAAGCCCAGCCCCGTCGAGCCCAGCACGCCGATGGCGCCCACCTCCGGAGTGTTGAGCAGCGCGCGCCCCAGCGAGCCCTGGTAGTCCAGGCTGGCGATGAAGCAGGTGGCGTTGGTGAAGAAAGCCAGCCGCTGGGCGTTGTCCAGCAGGGCCACGTCCTCGCTGCGGAAGAGCTGGTTGTCCTCCCAGACGGCGCCGCCCCCGTGCCCGGCGTAGTTCACCAACAACTGGCCCTCGTTGACCAGGGCCAGCAGCTCGGGCCGCGAGCCGATGTAGGCCCCGCCCTGCTCGCCAGCCAGGATGCGCCGGATGAAGAAGCGGTCCGGCACCTGCAGGCGGATCAGGTTTTCCGTCTGCTGCATGAAGATGCCCTCGTCCTGGGCGCGGGCGCCCGCGGCCAGCAGCAGGCTGTTGTTCCAGGCGCCCGGCGCGGCCGTGCGATAAGCCGCCTCCTTGGCCACCAGGTTGGCCAGATCCTCCGGCGTGGCGGCCGGCCAGCGGCTGACCACCACGGGCAGCTGGGCGCCGTTCTCCTCGCGGGCGAACCAGTCGTCGCTGGAGGCCGCGCCCCACTTGTAGACCTGCTCGTACATCAGCGGCAGCACGGGTTCCAGGCCCGGCGTGGTCAGGCGCGGGGCAGGCGCTCCGTCGCCCACCAGCAGGACCCAGCCGGGCGGCGTGCTCCAGTTGCGCCAGGCGCGCAGGATCAAATCCCGCAGGGCGTGGGGCCGCACCTTGCCGTGGCTGAATTCGTCGTAGACCCAGCGATCGCTCACCAGCAGGACCTCGCCCTCCCGACTGGCCACCTGCTGCAGCAGGGGTTGCAACAGGTCGGCGCCGCCGGAACGCCAGAGGCTGTCCGCCAGCACCACCAGCACGCCGGCGCCCGCCACCCGGTCGGCCAACCCGTGGTACTCCACGCGCTCTCCGGCATCCGGCGCGCGCAGGGAGCGCTCCGTGGCCGCCACGTAGCGCGTGCCCGCCAGGAACTCGTCCTGGAAGCGCAGCCGCCAGGCGCCGGCCAGCGGCCGCACGATGACGCTGCGGAAGTGCGACTGGCCCAGCTTGAAGACCCGGATGTCCTCGCCGCTGAACCCGCTGACCTCGAAGTTCACCACGCGGCCGTCCAGGGCCGGGTCGGCGCTGAAGAGCAGGCGGTCCCCCTGGGCCTTGTACTCGCGCTGGTAGGTCAGCTCCAGCCAATTGAGCAAGCAGGAGGAAAACTCGCCCGCCGGCGGCTCGTCCACCCCGGCCAGGATCAGCGTGTTCTGGCCCTCGACGAAGGAGCTGTGGTCGGGAAAGGCCTCGGCACCGAACTCGGCGATCCGCAATTCCTGGTTGCGCCAGCTGCCGTCCGCGCCCACCTCCAGCGCGCCGCCGCCTGTGCTGTTCACGTAGAGGCGCAGCCGCTGATAGACGTCGGGCTCGCCCTCCTCGGCCGGCGCGCTCAATCCGCGCAGGCAGACTCTCATCTGCACCGGCAGCGCCGAGTAGGGATAGAGCCCCGGTGCGTCGAAGGTCACGTTGCGCAGCGTGCCGCCGTAGATGCCCGTGGTCCAGAACATGTGGTCGGGGTGGGGCTCGTCCAGCACGTAGGTGAGCCGGCTGAAGTGGTTGTACTCCTCCACGTGCACCGTGGCGGGAAAAGTCAGCGGCGCGGAGTAGCGCTCGGGATCGGTCTCGATGATCTCGCCCGTCTCCTGGGCGAAGCGCGGGCCCGGGGTGCCGTCGCTGGCCAGGAACCAGACCTCGCGCCGGCACCAGGGATCCTCCTGCGTGTCGACGCCCAGTTCGGGCACGGCGGGCCGGCTGGGTTCGGCCCAGAAAATCAGCTGGTCGTCCGGATCGAAGGAGCCGTCCTCGCAGCCCTCGGCCAGCATGGGCTCCGGCACGCCATTATGAACCAGGGTCCACGTGCGTGGATCGGGCAGCACTCCCGGCACGTGCTCGGCCAGCCAGGCGCCGGTGACCCGGATCAGGCCCTCG
The Candidatus Delongbacteria bacterium genome window above contains:
- a CDS encoding SLBB domain-containing protein, translated to MTRLGKLARVLILFSALLLPLHAIAQDVATPPVDDVGAEGGRAAQYFLGDKNAIYITVNVWGKVNKPGQYNVPSGTNLLTLLSAAGGPGSYSRLDNVRIVRLVNQREEILEIDVRRYLNTGDISLIPELKPGDTVVVSGSAYNWIANAVDVVAKVGILLNAVVLMQRLD
- a CDS encoding C25 family cysteine peptidase; this translates as MRAGGLALALLLGLTGLSRAAVRVSALPHLLQQIQPDGGLLLRLDGAADLPAEWPLVVRHQGRTLRPETPGGARLDLPVHALESAGDTRCDGLLVPRAVLEGGLLLREEGRTPERRSAGLRALAPPDPWARHAFARLEVGGEGLIRVTGAWLAEHVPGVLPDPRTWTLVHNGVPEPMLAEGCEDGSFDPDDQLIFWAEPSRPAVPELGVDTQEDPWCRREVWFLASDGTPGPRFAQETGEIIETDPERYSAPLTFPATVHVEEYNHFSRLTYVLDEPHPDHMFWTTGIYGGTLRNVTFDAPGLYPYSALPVQMRVCLRGLSAPAEEGEPDVYQRLRLYVNSTGGGALEVGADGSWRNQELRIAEFGAEAFPDHSSFVEGQNTLILAGVDEPPAGEFSSCLLNWLELTYQREYKAQGDRLLFSADPALDGRVVNFEVSGFSGEDIRVFKLGQSHFRSVIVRPLAGAWRLRFQDEFLAGTRYVAATERSLRAPDAGERVEYHGLADRVAGAGVLVVLADSLWRSGGADLLQPLLQQVASREGEVLLVSDRWVYDEFSHGKVRPHALRDLILRAWRNWSTPPGWVLLVGDGAPAPRLTTPGLEPVLPLMYEQVYKWGAASSDDWFAREENGAQLPVVVSRWPAATPEDLANLVAKEAAYRTAAPGAWNNSLLLAAGARAQDEGIFMQQTENLIRLQVPDRFFIRRILAGEQGGAYIGSRPELLALVNEGQLLVNYAGHGGGAVWEDNQLFRSEDVALLDNAQRLAFFTNATCFIASLDYQGSLGRALLNTPEVGAIGVLGSTGLGFRDTGMELVADFWTLLLGNPELAVGQALREAKQRLWLRRVPGHEGSLEEKYVHAVNVMNTILGLPWQRLALPLESQPALANPVIETGGVLQFSGSGAAPGGQGLVEVYSSAERAAQTGPNFVTDVIRVPVSAGNDGAWTAAVPLPASLPGGGATGSLRVWMPGAEGGGHSGVSWFHPADSLSGTLAWQARLLPDPPRPGLPLRAEVLVASAQLVDSVAALLSIQPPNQAATQLRLSLTPLAGDPQRWQSAGTAGPFADSTLVGLRFALYDADGPDSTTTSWYWVEDARPRLSWTLLPGTDAAGQPEAVVGNDGESESDTLTCRLVRGLDGSATAGRIPPVPRGGSRRVSLPLPVGTLGETFRVEADWDPALGGPLPDALEFALTRVAVPAESWTDVVAGGVLRIRHGESGRILAVRELPVDSLLVEQVGRRLDAGPWLLEWRDGVPGPVQGELELTTVDSLRRLDTELLEYDGATRQLLARLGGQVQLERADTLRAAFTLNSAEGFALGRLADTGAPVVQLEVDGQVFDRGGFVPPRAAFSWTLTDPGGLDARPENIQLTMDGDSISSAELALLPDPAGGRLSVRYALDGSAPRGEPLALRLFVRDAAGNGTLHESEFMVGERLALQYMGTYPNPFQRETRFVFSLSGVANGAKIEIYTVAGRLIRRLEIPGPLINYVETLWDGRDRVGDVVANGVYFYRLTAEGPEGRVEHTGKVARLK